The following are encoded in a window of Phaseolus vulgaris cultivar G19833 chromosome 3, P. vulgaris v2.0, whole genome shotgun sequence genomic DNA:
- the LOC137806589 gene encoding protein transport protein SEC23 E-like translates to MSEMAQTDPEGVDGVRMTWNLWPRTKVEASKCVIPLAATIALLRPHPGIPPTLPYAPLRCKTCSSILNPFSRVDFAAKIWICPFCYNRNHFPPHYAQISETNLPAELYPQYTTFQYQLNSNINPNLSHTPVFLFLLDTCVIAEELDLLKSALRQALGLLPDNALVGFVSFGTQVQVHELGFSDISKVYVFRGSKDIPKDQILEQLGLAVARRAYPKGGMMTQAQPPSAAVTRFLLPASDCEYTINSVLDELQTDQWPVSLGKRPARCTGVALSVATGLLGACNPGTGARIIALVGGPCTEGPGSIVSKDLSDPVRSHKDLDKDAAPYFKKAVKFYEGLGKQLVSQGHVLDLFASALDQVGVAEIKVAVEKTGGLVVLSESFGHSVFKDSFKRVFKDGEQSLGLCFNGTLEINCSKEIKVQGIIGPCTSLEKKGPSVADSVIGEGNTTAWKLCGLDKSTCLTVLFDLLSSDRSNTPSAANPQLYLQFLTSYQSPNGQSVLRVTTVTRRWVDVAVNSEELVQGFDQETAAVVMARLASLKMETEEAFDATRWLDRLLIRLCSKFGDYRKDDPSSFTLNPLFSLFPQFMFNLRRSQFVQVFNNSPDETAYFRMLLNRENISNAVVMIQPSLISYSFNSLPAPALLDVASISADRILLLDSYFSVVIFHGMTIAQWRNMGYHNQPEHQAFAQLLQAPQDDAQVIIRERFPVPRLVVCDQHGSQARFLLAKLNPSATYNNAHEMAAGSDVIFTDDVSLQVFFDHLQKLAVQS, encoded by the exons ATGTCGGAGATGGCTCAAACGGATCCCGAAGGCGTGGACGGTGTGCGAATGACGTGGAACCTGTGGCCGCGCACCAAGGTGGAGGCGAGCAAGTGCGTCATCCCCCTCGCCGCAACCATCGCCCTCCTCCGCCCCCACCCTGGCATTCCCCCCACGCTTCCCTACGCGCCTCTCCGCTGCAAGACCTGCTCCTCCATCCTCAACCCCTTCTCGCGCGTCGACTTCGCCGCCAAGATCTGGATCTGCCCCTTCTGCTACAACCGCAATCACTTTCCCCCTCACTACGCCCAAATCTCCGAAACGAACCTCCCTGCCGAACTCTATCCCCAATACACCACCTTCCAATACCAACTTAACAGCAACATTAACCCTAACCTCTCCCACACCCctgtcttcctcttcctcctcgaCACCTGCGTCATTGCCGAAGAGCTCGACCTTCTCAAATCCGCGCTCCGCCAGGCCCTGGGGCTTCTTCCCGACAACGCGCTCGTTGGCTTTGTGTCATTTGGCACGCAGGTCCAGGTGCATGAGCTGGGCTTCTCCGATATTTCCAAGGTTTACGTGTTCCGTGGGAGCAAGGACATTCCCAAAGATCAGATTTTGGAACAGTTGGGTCTCGCCGTCGCCAGGAGGGCCTATCCCAAAGGGGGGATGATGACGCAGGCTCAGCCACCTTCTGCTGCTGTCACCAGGTTCTTGCTGCCTGCTTCTGATTGTGAATACACTATCAATTCG gtgttggatgaattgcaaaCTGACCAGTGGCCGGTTTCGCTGGGGAAGCGTCCTGCACGGTGTACCGGCGTGGCGTTGAGCGTCGCAACGGGGCTGCTTGGTGCTTGTAATCCTGGGACTGGGGCTAGGATAATTGCTTTGGTTGGGGGTCCCTGCACTGAAGGACCTGGTTCG ATTGTGTCCAAAGATCTTTCTGATCCTGTGCGTTCTCACAAAGATCTTGATAAGGATGCGGCACCATACTTCAAGAAAGCAGTCAAGTTTTATGAGGGTCTTGGGAAACAGCTGGTTAGCCAGGGTCACGTTTTAGATCTTTTTGCATCAGCCCTTGATCAG GTTGGAGTAGCAGAAATCAAAGTCGCAGTTGAAAAAACTGGTGGCCTTGTTGTCCTGTCCGAAAGTTTTGGTCATTCAGTCTTCAAGGACTCTTTCAAGCGTGTTTTCAAGGACGGGGAGCAATCTCTTGGTCTTTGTTTCAA tGGAACACTTGAGATTAATTGCTCCAAGGAAATCAAAGTTCAGGGTATAATTGGACCTTGCACATCATTGGAAAAG AAAGGGCCTTCTGTTGCTGATAGTGTCATAGGAGAGGGAAACACAACAGCTTGGAAACTGTGTGGCCTTGACAAGAGTACATGCTTGACTGTGCTTTTTGATCTTTTGTCAAGTGACCGTTCAAATACTCCATCTGCTGCTAACCCACAATTGTACCTGCAATTCCTTACGAG TTACCAGAGTCCAAATGGTCAATCAGTGCTTCGGGTCACCACAGTAACTAGAAGATGGGTAGATGTTGCTGTTAACTCTGAG GAATTGGTCCAAGGATTTGACCAAGAAACTGCTGCAGTAGTAATGGCCAGACTTGCGTCTTTGAAAATGGAGACAGAG GAAGCATTTGATGCCACACGATGGTTGGACCGTTTACTCATACGCCTTTGCTCTAAATTTGGTGACTACCGCAAGGATGATCCGTCATCTTTTACATTAAATCCATTATTTTCCTTGTTCCCCCAATTTATGTTCAATCTGCGAAGATCACAGTTTGTACAG GTTTTTAATAACAGTCCAGATGAGACTGCATACTTCCGCATGTTGTTAAATAGGGAAAATATAAGTAATGCCGTCGTCATGATTCAGCCATCTCTAATATCATATTCATTTAATTCGTTGCCTGCACCAGCATTGTTAGATGTGGCTTCCATTTCCGCGGACCGGATTTTGTTGCTTGATTCATATTTTAGTGTGGTTATCTTTCATGGAATGACAATAGCTCAATGGCGAAATATGGGTTACCATAACCAGCCAGAACACCAG GCTTTTGCACAACTATTACAAGCTCCCCAAGATGATGCCCAAGTCATAATTAGAGAACGTTTCCCTGTCCCTAGATTGGTAGTGTGTGATCAACATGGTTCCCAA GCTAGATTTCTATTAGCAAAGCTGAATCCGTCAGCAACATACAATAATGCACATGAAATGGCTGCTGGTTCAGACGTAATCTTCACTGACGACGTGAGCCTCCAAGTTTTCTTTGACCATCTGCAGAAGCTGGCTGTCCAATCCTGA